A genomic segment from Drosophila willistoni isolate 14030-0811.24 chromosome 2L unlocalized genomic scaffold, UCI_dwil_1.1 Seg168, whole genome shotgun sequence encodes:
- the Cyp6g2 gene encoding cytochrome P450 6g2: MELGIFLPSILIVVISIYFFLQRHYGYWLRQGVRELRPHWLVGNLSGLLSMKSSPADFISDLYNHPDAVDQPFVGIHVFHKPAILLREPDLIKKIMIKDFCQFGNRYSNSDYKGDPLGSQNIFFLKQPQWKEVRLKLSPFFTSTKLKHMFPLIDEVGRNLDAHLRQQPLHNERMRSFDVEAKELCALFTTDVIATVAYGVQANSFSVPDSEFRRHGRAVFEFSLKRAAEFTLVFFLPHLVPLFGFKVVPKEPTEFLRKTINYVMAERERSKQTRNDLIDILIEFKRSTQQAKDTGKNGNQFVFEGDILVAQAVLFFTAGFESSSSTMSFALYELAKNLEIQERLRDEIKKALIESKGQVTQQMIESLEYLQMILYEVLRMYPPLPFLDRECTSDEAYSLAPYHSFRVPRGMPIYIPAYALHMDPQYYPQPRKFLPERFSPTNRKLNTPYTYMPFGLGPHGCIGERFGFLQAKVGLVYLLRNHLVTTSERTQGRMKLDTKAIILQAQGGIHLKLVRNPLGV; encoded by the exons ATGGAGCTCGGAATATTCCTGCCATCGATCCTAATCGTGGTAATCTCAATATACTTTTTCCTGCAACGTCATTATGGATACTGGTTGCGACAAGGAGTAAGGGAACTACGTCCTCACTGGCTGGTGGGCAACTTATCAGGATTATTGAGCATGAAGAGTAGTCCAGCGGATTTCATAAGTGATCTCTACAATCATCCAGATGCCGTTGATCAGCCCTTTGTTGGCATTCATGTGTTCCATAAGCCCGCTATACTTTTGCGGGAACCCGACCTAATTAAGAAGATAATGATCAAGGACTTTTGCCAGTTTGGAAACCGTTACTCCAATTCCGATTACAAGGGCGATCCTCTGGGATCTCAGAATATTTTCTTCCTGAAGCAGCCACAGTGGAAGGAAGTGCGTCTGAAGCTATCGCCATTCTTTACCAGTACCAAACTGAAGCATATGTTTCCACTTATCGATGAGGTTGGACGTAATTTGGACGCCCATTTGCGTCAGCAGCCGTTGCACAATGAGCGGATGCGTAGTTTCGATGTGGAGGCCAAGGAACTATGTGCCCTATTCACCACAGATGTGATCGCAACAGTGGCCTATGGTGTTCAGGCGAATAGCTTCAGCGTGCCGGATAGTGAATTCCGTCGCCATGGCCGAGCAGTCTTTGAATTCAGTTTAAAACGAGCAGCGGAATTCACTTTGGTGTTCTTTTTGCCACACCTAGTGCCATTATTTGGCTTCAAGGTGGTTCCCAAAGAACCAACCGAATTCCTACGGAAAACCATAAACTATGTAATGGCCGAGCGGGAGCGTTCCAAGCAAACACGCAATGATCTAATCGATATACTCATAGAGTTCAAGAGGAGCACACAGCAGGCAAAGGACACTGGAAAGAATGGCAATCAGTTTGTATTTGAGGGCGACATACTAGTGGCCCAGGCTGTTCTATTCTTTACCGCCGGCTTTGAGTCCTCCTCCTCTACAATGTCCTTTGCCCTATATGAACTAGCCAAAAACTTGGAAATCCAAGAACGCTTGCGAGATGAAATCAAAAAGGCTCTCATCGAGAGTAAAGGACAGGTAACACAGCAAATGATCGAATCATTGGAGTACCTGCAAATGATCCTGTACGAAGTATTGCGTATGTATCCACCACTTCCGTTTCTGGATCGGGAGTGTACCAGCGATGAAGCATACTCTTTGGCTCCATATCACAGTTTTCGTGTTCCGAGGGGCATGCCCATCTATATTCCAGCCTACGCTTTGCACATGGATCCTCAG TACTATCCGCAACCACGTAAATTTCTCCCAGAACGATTCTCGCCCACAAATCGCAAATTGAATACACCCTACACTTATATGCCCTTTGGCCTGGGACCCCATGGTTGTATAGGTGAGCGTTTTGGCTTTCTTCAAGCCAAAGTTGGACTAGTTTATTTGCTACGCAATCATTTGGTGACCACCTCGGAACGAACCCAAGGACGTATGAAACTGGACACCAAAGCAATTATATTGCAGGCTCAAGGTGGCATACATTTGAAACTTGTACGGAATCCTTTGGGCGTGTAG
- the Cyp6g1 gene encoding cytochrome P450 6g1 has translation MALTEALLLIAAGLGAIYLWFQRNHSYWQRKGLPYIPPTPIIGNTKAVFKLENSFGLHLSEIYNDPRMKNEAVVGMYSINKPGLVIRDPELVKSILIKDFNRFHNRYGQCDPHGDPLASNNLFFVRNNAWKEMRTKLTPVFTSGKIKQMYSLMLEIADDLELHLSKYPNKFITEIKEVCAQFTTDTIASTAFGIRAHSLHNPDAEFRYHGRKLFTFTLSRAKDFFVAFFVPKLVGLFRIKFFAPEFSHFMRSTISHVIEDRERTGTVRNDLIDVFVGLRKEAAQEPNKPHYARNKDFLVAQAGLFFTAGFETSSSTMSFTLYEMAKHPELQQRLRDEIVGALVEEGGKLSYERINSLEYLSMVVDEVLRLYPVLPFLDREYKSVKGEPDWSLKPYYDFSLENGTPVFIPIYGLQRDPKYWPNPNQFDPERFAPENRKSIDTRIYQPFGSGPHNCIGSRIGLLQTKLGLVHFLKNHYVRTCADTIKEMKFDPKGFVLQSLTGIHLETVNDCLYDEKVKQ, from the exons ATGGCGTTAACCGAGGCATTGCTGCTTATTGCGGCCGGTTTGGGCGCCATTTACCTGTGGTTCCAGCGCAATCACAGTTATTGGCAGCGAAAAGGCTTACCTTATATACCGCCGACACCGATTATAGGCAACACAAAGGCAGTATTCAAGTTGGAGAACTCATTTGGTTTGCATTTATCCGAGATTTACAATGATCCTCGAATGAAGAATGAGGCTGTAGTGGGCATGTATTCGATCAATAAACCTGGTTTGGTCATACGTGATCCGGAGTTGGTTAAGTCTATACTGATCAAGGATTTCAATCGTTTCCACAACCGATATGGGCAATGCGATCCACATGGCGATCCTTTGGCCTCGAATAACTTGTTCTTTGTACGGAATAATGCCTGGAAGGAGATGCGGACCAAGTTAACTCCTGTCTTCACCAGTGGCAAGATCAAACAGATGTATTCTCTGATGTTAGAG ATTGCTGACGATCTGGAGCTACATTTAAGCAAATATCCCAACAAATTTATAACGGAAATCAAAGAGGTGTGTGCCCAGTTTACTACTGATACCATAGCATCCACCGCTTTTGGCATTAGAGCCCATAGCTTGCACAATCCGGACGCAGAGTTCCGTTATCATGGAAGGAAACTGTTCACGTTTACGCTTTCTCGTGCCAAGGATTTCTTTGTGGCCTTTTTTGTGCCCAAATTGGTGGGGCTATTCAGGATTAAATTCTTTGCACCTGAGTTTTCCCACTTCATGAGAAGCACCATCAGCCATGTGATCGAAGATCGAGAGCGCACTGGTACAGTTCGAAACGACTTGATCGACGTCTTTGTGGGTCTCCGCAAGGAGGCTGCTCAGGAACCCAATAAGCCACATTATGCTCGTAATAAGGACTTTTTGGTGGCGCAGGCAGGATTGTTTTTCACAGCTGGATTTGAGACCTCGTCCTCCACCATGTCGTTTACCTTATATGAAATGGCCAAGCATCCAGAGCTACAGCAGCGTCTGCGTGACGAAATCGTTGGGGCTCTTGTAGAAGAGGGGGGCAAGTTGTCCTATGAGCGAATCAATTCACTTGAATATCTGTCAATGGTGGTCGACGAAGTGCTTCGCTTATATCCGGTGTTGCCCTTCCTGGATCGCGAATATAAAAGTGTCAAGGGTGAGCCTGACTGGTCTCTTAAACCATATTATGACTTTAGTTTGGAGAATGGTACGCCGGTGTTTATTCCAATTTATGGACTGCAACGTGATCCCAAG TACTGGCCAAACCCTAATCAATTCGATCCCGAACGATTTGCACCTGAAAACCGTAAATCTATTGATACCAGAATCTATCAGCCTTTTGGTTCCGGTCCGCACAATTGTATTGGCAGTCGCATTGGCTTGCTGCAGACCAAACTTGGATTGGTGCACTTCCTCAAGAATCACTATGTGCGTACTTGTGCGGATACAATTAAGGAAATGAAATTCGATCCCAAGGGATTTGTCCTGCAGTCATTGACGGGTATACACCTAGAGACTGTCAATGATTGCCTTTACGATGAGAAAGTGAAACAgtga
- the LOC6643330 gene encoding probable methyltransferase-like protein 25 produces the protein MARVGVAQLHQRLDGLLAYLQPYWDFLNCHMVNYLTDKHWISFVPEELRQELECEEDINLAIEELFWNRKQGESERFPNWLKFLRRGDQEHLKHFKDVITTLEELCGGNESMQQLSIKEFMSAKKCHEVELTASLVDRLIQSTGEAENFYVVDAGDGKGYLSSRLALQYKYRVLGIDANAANTENALERNRKLQRAWNGLTERAELESRGIPPKCRDKQSSPKDLPSLQNYKTTSRFITTELNLNQLLAEQFTEFSISPSSPICLTGLHTCGNLAATCLQVFHSQSQCQILCNIGCCYHLLKETFSQQEFFGNKSVMDLQTDCGFPLSRYLQNRQVRMGRNARMLAAQSIERTLNAKDLPNISLYYRACLEVLVCRHAQNLKNELQVGKVRNFKDFSDYIQKCAKKLDAKWLDDVNTDELKALLRDYSLDKHYLELFYLLRMTFAPALESLILLDRLLYLKELGYDRSYIVDLFDAVISPRHYAIIAFKS, from the exons ATGGCAAGAGTTGGCGTGGCCCAATTGCATCAGCGTCTTGATGGTTTATTGGCTTATTTGCAGCCATATTGGGATTTTCTCAATTGCCACATGGTCAATTATCTAACGGACAAGCATTGGATAAGTTTTGTGCCCGAGGAGCTGAGACAGGAACTGGAATGTGAAGAAGATATTAATCTGGCTATAGAAGAACTATTTTGGAACAGGAAACAGGGAGAAAGTGAAAGATTTCCGAATTGGTTAAAATTTCTGCGAAGAGGAGACCAAGAACACTTGAAGCATTTTAAAGATGTAATTACTACCCTTGAAGAATTATGTGGAGGAAATGAAAGCATGCAGCAACTCAGTATCAAGGAGTTCATGAGTGCTAAGAAGTGTCATGAG GTCGAACTCACTGCATCGCTAGTAGATCGGCTCATCCAAAGTACTGGTGAAGCAGAAAATTTCTACGTTGTCGATGCCGGCGATGGCAAGGGTTATCTGTCCTCACGGCTGGCTCTTCAATATAAATACCGTGTGCTTGGCATCGATGCCAATGCAGCTAACACCGAAAATGCACTGGAACGCAATCGAAAATTACAG cGTGCCTGGAACGGTCTAACTGAACGTGCCGAGCTGGAAAGCCGTGGAATACCACCCAAATGCCGAGATAAACAATCTTCGCCAAAGGATTTGCCCAGTTTACAGAACTACAAGACAACATCAAGATTTATTACAACTGAACTGAATTTGAACCAACTCTTAGCTGAACAATTTACTGAGTTTTCAATATCGCCCAGTTCCCCCATATGCCTGACGGGGTTGCACACTTGTGGCAATCTCGCTGCCACTTGCCTTCAAGTCTTTCATTCCCAATCACAATGTCAGATACTCTGTAATATTGGTTGCTGTTATCATTTGCTCAAGGAAACTTTTTCGCAGCAAGAATTCTTTGGCAATAAGTCAGTAATGGATTTGCAAACAGACTGTGGATTTCCACTCAGTCGTTATCTTCAAAACCGACAAGTCCGTATGGGCCGTAATGCCCGAATGCTGGCTGCCCAGTCAATTGAGCGTACTCTCAATGCGAAGGATTTGCCAAATATATCACTCTATTACAGGGCTTGCCTCGAGGTTCTTGTGTGTCGGCATGCACAGAACTTGAAAAACGAACTGCAAGTTGGAAAAGTGCGTAATTTCAAAGATTTTTCagattatatacaaaaatgtgcaaaaaaatTGGATGCGAAGTGGTTAGACGATGTCAATACAGACGAGCTAAAAGCTTTACTTCGAGACTATTCCCTGGATAAGCATTATTTGGaactattttatttattacgcATGACATTTGCTCCTGCACTGGAAAGTTTAATTCTTTTAGATCGCCTTCTGTACCTAAAGGAACTTGGCTATGATCGCAGCTATATTGTTGACCTATTCGATGCTGTTATATCTCCACGTCATTATGCAATTATTGCTTTTAAATCTTAG
- the LOC6643331 gene encoding small nuclear ribonucleoprotein F, whose product MSAGMPINPKPFLNGLTGKPVLVKLKWGQEYKGFLVSVDGYMNMQLANTEEVIEGSVTGNLGEVLIRCNNVLYIKGMEDDDEEGEMRD is encoded by the coding sequence atgtcGGCTGGTATGCCCATTAACCCTAAGCCATTTCTTAATGGTCTGACTGGCAAACCGGTGCTTGTGAAACTTAAATGGGGCCAGGAATACAAAGGCTTCCTGGTGTCGGTGGATGGCTATATGAACATGCAATTGGCCAATACGGAGGAGGTGATTGAGGGCTCCGTCACTGGTAATCTGGGTGAAGTGCTGATACGTTGCAACAATGTGCTGTACATCAAAGGCATGGAGGATGACGACGAGGAAGGCGAGATGCGAGATTGA
- the LOC6643329 gene encoding protein LTO1 homolog, translating to MSHSSDDINDLFDDIVLTEEKHARLGYNEGWSEGQAQGNSEGYKLGYAQGVQLGEELGSIYGEVVAHQQLPHTDKVKRSLQQLRLLIEQFPRTNDEKADIIGAVEVIRNTHRRLYAQLGTKNTKPIVSSSEKEEVKDYSF from the coding sequence ATGTCCCATTCCTCGGACGATATTAACGACTTGTTCGACGACATAGTACTGACCGAGGAGAAACACGCTCGTTTAGGCTACAACGAAGGCTGGAGCGAGGGTCAGGCTCAGGGAAATAGCGAGGGCTATAAACTTGGTTACGCTCAGGGAGTTCAATTGGGCGAAGAGCTGGGCAGCATTTACGGCGAGGTGGTGGCTCATCAGCAACTGCCACATACGGACAAGGTGAAACGATCCTTGCAACAGCTGCGATTGCTTATCGAACAGTTTCCCCGCACCAACGACGAGAAGGCAGATATTATTGGGGCCGTAGAAGTTATCCGGAACACGCATCGTCGTTTGTATGCTCAGTTGGGCACAAAGAACACAAAGCCAATTGTTTCATCCTCTGAGAAAGAGGAGGTAAAGGATTATAGCTTCTAG
- the LOC6643328 gene encoding WASH complex subunit 1 yields the protein MDESNTYLHSAFEVAIIPTDLHHEETIIKAAQSLDCLHKTINSIFERIDARLERNGAKVREINLRVKRAQEKIDAQLVGSKRAIKIFAPARFPASDVLAKIPATFPQVAQKLMTEHQKQEQAQTDFRQRCSAPCSDLKPDDELVLFHVRAEEQYEPPLVSDRKMTNRSSGLGDLPLAGVKSVSSLLRFNTNEFAYGEDLNAWKRCLPPQIQKRGGTHLKKPLATGEQLLAPAPHSLHYGATKLVTPSGDLRYTPMAQAAPAIDVPLDLPDLPGIAKDLQYEPVEEPARIAPSEQFNDLPDLPGLSDVEEEITVQAVAAQMHIPIPIKRTSGSMSTSPPPPPPPPPPPPPPPPPMSDLSKRRNSQSLPPLPTSGAIKPLSPSPETPLIMPSTLPPAASPNPRSELMEAIRNAGGALGGRLRSSAAAPLDVVDTTRHKAGSAAVTGDLMADLHNKLMQRRKGISGSQNPNDANLASGNPMMVQLSRVIPPPVQPRKNSNTNSQSSEDDDDAWSE from the coding sequence ATGGACGAAAGCAACACTTACCTACACAGTGCCTTCGAAGTGGCTATCATTCCGACGGATCTCCATCATGAGGAGACGATAATCAAAGCAGCCCAGTCACTGGACTGTCTACACAAAACAATCAATTCAATATTTGAGAGAATCGATGCTCGGTTGGAAAGGAATGGTGCCAAAGTACGGGAAATAAACCTGCGAGTAAAACGGGCGCAGGAAAAAATCGATGCACAATTGGTTGGCTCCAAAAGGGCCATCAAAATCTTCGCACCCGCCCGTTTCCCGGCCAGTGACGTTCTAGCAAAGATTCCGGCCACCTTTCCTCAGGTGGCTCAAAAGCTAATGACCGAACACCAGAAGCAGGAGCAGGCGCAGACAGATTTCCGGCAAAGATGCAGTGCTCCATGCTCGGATCTCAAGCCAGATGATGAGCTGGTCCTCTTCCATGTAAGAGCTGAGGAGCAGTACGAACCGCCTTTGGTTAGTGATCGGAAAATGACCAATCGCTCTTCCGGCCTGGGTGATTTGCCCTTAGCCGGGGTCAAATCTGTGTCGTCTTTGTTGAGGTTTAATACAAATGAGTTTGCTTACGGAGAGGATTTGAATGCGTGGAAGCGGTGTCTGCCTCCGCAAATTCAGAAGCGCGGAGGAACCCATTTAAAGAAGCCATTGGCGACGGGAGAGCAACTTCTGGCACCGGCCCCACACTCTTTGCATTATGGAGCCACAAAATTAGTTACACCGTCAGGAGATTTGCGTTATACACCGATGGCTCAGGCTGCTCCGGCTATTGACGTGCCGCTGGATTTGCCTGACTTACCGGGAATAGCCAAGGATTTGCAGTATGAACCGGTTGAAGAACCAGCGCGGATTGCCCCATCCGAGCAGTTTAACGATCTCCCAGATTTGCCGGGCTTAAGTGATGTGGAAGAGGAAATTACAGTGCAAGCAGTTGCAGCTCAGATGCACATTCCTATCCCTATTAAGAGAACGTCGGGATCTATGTCAACTAGTCCACCTCctccgccaccaccaccaccgccgccacctCCACCCCCGCCGCCAATGTCAGATTTGTCAAAAAGGCGAAACTCTCAATCACTACCGCCTTTACCCACAAGTGGCGCGATTAAACCCCTTTCACCATCACCTGAAACGCCGCTCATCATGCCCAGTACACTTCCACCTGCTGCATCGCCTAATCCACGTTCCGAACTGATGGAAGCCATAAGAAACGCTGGTGGAGCACTTGGTGGCCGTCTACGCTCTTCAGCAGCTGCTCCGCTGGATGTGGTTGATACAACCAGACACAAAGCTGGATCAGCTGCTGTAACTGGCGATCTCATGGCTGACTTGCATAACAAGCTTATGCAGAGGCGCAAGGGAATCTCGGGCAGTCAAAATCCCAATGATGCAAACCTTGCCAGTGGTAATCCCATGATGGTTCAGTTATCCCGCGTCATACCTCCGCCCGTGCAACCACGGAAAAATTCTAACACAAACTCCCAGTCCAGCGAGGATGACGACGACGCCTGGTCAGAATAG